The following are from one region of the Planctomycetota bacterium genome:
- a CDS encoding 50S ribosomal protein L23, with amino-acid sequence MAVPVPPPPALTPRLGVHQVILRPLVTEKGMHRAERHNAYSFEVVTAATKADVRHAVEELFSVKVEKVAIQNRLGKARRSRTRQTSTKPWKKAIVTLKPDFKINLF; translated from the coding sequence ATGGCCGTTCCCGTACCTCCACCGCCGGCACTGACGCCGCGCCTCGGCGTGCATCAGGTGATTCTCCGTCCGCTGGTCACGGAGAAGGGGATGCACCGCGCCGAACGCCACAATGCCTACTCGTTCGAGGTCGTGACGGCGGCGACGAAGGCCGACGTGCGGCACGCGGTGGAGGAGCTGTTTTCAGTCAAGGTCGAGAAAGTCGCGATCCAGAATCGCCTCGGCAAGGCCCGGCGCAGCCGCACGCGGCAGACGAGCACGAAGCCTTGGAAGAAGGCGATCGTCACGCTCAAGCCCGATTTCAAGATCAACCTGTTTTAG